The following coding sequences are from one Dermacentor andersoni chromosome 5, qqDerAnde1_hic_scaffold, whole genome shotgun sequence window:
- the LOC140218381 gene encoding uncharacterized protein, with product SDVLDAVLELLNFQFDDNQLELSDFVNNLYMLVEKLVPKKNCMEVVSTPSAGKNFFFDAVLSFYINRGTIRNFNRFSNFPLQDTVGRRILVWNEPNCESSAFDTVKKIFGGDVDSVAVKYSPDQTISRTPVIVLSNNEVFPADDAFNHRMFRYKWKACPLLKPHAKKVHPMSLVLLYDKFVLDADYMLARQEINLSS from the coding sequence TCTGATGTCTTGGATGCTGTCTTGGAACTGCTAAACTTTCAGTTTGACGACAACCAGCTCGAACTGTCTGACTTTGTAAACAACCTCTATATGCTTGTCGAGAAGCTGGTGCCCAAGAAGAATTGTATGGAAGTGGTGTCTACCCCGAGTGCTggcaagaactttttttttgatgctgtgctttctttttatataaacAGGGGCACTATACGCAACTTTAACCGCTTTTCAAACTTTCCACTACAAGACACTGTAGGCCGCCGCATACTGGTGTGGAACGAGCCAAACTGTGAGTCTTCTGCATTTGACACGGTCAAGAAAATCTTTGGCGGCGACGTGGACTCTGTGGCAGTCAAGTACTCACCCGACCAGACCATCTCGAGAACGCCTGTCATTGTCCTCTCTAACAATGAAGTCTTTCCTGCTGACGATGCCTTTAACCACCGCATGTTTCGCTACAAGTGGAAGGCCTGTCCATTGCTCAAGCCTCATGCAAAGAAGGTGCACCCCATGTCCCTGGTGCTTTTGTATGACAAGTTTGTACTCGATGCTGACTATATGCTTGCCCGTCAAGAAATAAATCTTTCATCCTGA